In the genome of Pseudoglutamicibacter cumminsii, one region contains:
- the smc gene encoding chromosome segregation protein SMC produces the protein MYLKSLTVRGFKSFASATSFDFEPGITAVVGPNGSGKSNVVDALAWVMGEQGAKTLRGGSMEDVIFAGTSSRQALGRAHVTLTIDNSDGALPIEYTEVTISRTLFRSGGSEYAINGSPVRLLDIQELLSDSGLGREMHVIVGQGQLDKILRASAEERRGFIEEAAGILKHRRRKEKTLRKLDSTQANLNRLEDLVKEIARQLKPLGRQADTARRARSVQARLRDAKSRLLADDVVALMNEAESAAARKADLDEAQKQARESVDAAGRLVSEAEVGASKAVPAAASARETWYELSQLSERYAGLLRVAEERQRLLGQPLERSNVGEDPDVLEQRAQATDAEADEADAAVVSAREALDATGEERAEAEAKQRAENDRLTALLRAVADRREGLARLAGQVGTARQRLESAAGERERAVEARDAAQARSAEAKGHLDEAQAAADEAREATVEPLARVPEAQKALSEAKAALQSARNALNTARQRRAGLEARVAVLAETTQSQAGAGALLEGHEDALLDVLSDRLTVEPGFEAAVKAALQGADEGLVAAAAVTLEQVADAAAAGTEGSVTLLHTVGEHRAVSLPSGVRSVADVVGAKPGDERLVQALLGSVALVDTDAEARCVVSECGCIAVTVAGHRWSRAGVVIGAGDGAGALARVRSLETARAELGEAEVVCESAEAEVERAQPVVQKAQTELSTAQEAARQATDASRTAASRVERLTSLAAQADADVERHADAYVAADAAVEKARVALAELNDRLTVAQDVPEEAEPSTAERDRLAEAASQAREAETQARLAVREAEEFARKLRDRAHSQRRAARAERAAREEAQRRAARRAAQAKKAETVAQRVRTAQGLLAHSVEAARLRVEEAEEAVRRCNAQLETARGSLAKAQDRLSELRDESHKTEIDQAERQARFEALEEKALSEVSMTPDHLVEHFGPHLPVPSDFSDSSDPWAELRQEVDEDGNPVDGEPFDREVQLKRLKQAERDLQALGKVNPLALEEFAALEERHQYLVGQVQDLTNTRAELLKLIDEVDQHVQTVFADAFADTAKEFTAIFSRLFPGGEGKLTLTDPSDMLTTGIEVEARPAGKKVKRLSLLSGGERSLTALAMLIAIFKARPSPFYVMDEVEAALDERNLLRLLEVFKDLQEASQLIIITHQKHTMDIADALYGVSMRGDGVSHVVSQRIAAGSMDSADEA, from the coding sequence ATGTATTTGAAATCCCTCACGGTCCGCGGCTTTAAGTCTTTTGCTTCCGCGACCAGTTTCGACTTTGAACCCGGTATCACGGCCGTGGTGGGCCCGAACGGGTCCGGTAAGTCGAACGTCGTGGACGCGCTTGCGTGGGTCATGGGTGAGCAGGGCGCTAAAACGTTGCGTGGCGGAAGCATGGAAGACGTGATTTTCGCGGGCACGAGTTCCCGCCAAGCGTTGGGGCGCGCGCACGTCACCTTGACGATCGACAACTCGGACGGCGCGTTGCCGATCGAGTACACCGAGGTCACGATCTCCCGTACGCTGTTCCGTTCGGGCGGGTCTGAGTATGCGATCAACGGTTCTCCGGTGCGGTTGCTCGATATTCAGGAGCTGCTCTCGGATTCCGGCTTGGGCCGTGAGATGCACGTGATCGTTGGGCAGGGGCAGCTCGATAAGATCCTGCGGGCGAGCGCGGAGGAGCGCCGCGGTTTTATCGAGGAAGCCGCGGGCATTCTGAAGCATCGGCGCCGTAAAGAGAAGACTCTGCGGAAGCTTGATTCGACGCAGGCGAATCTGAACCGGCTTGAGGACCTCGTCAAGGAGATTGCTCGCCAGCTGAAGCCTTTGGGGCGGCAGGCTGATACTGCGCGGCGTGCTCGGAGCGTGCAAGCGCGGTTGCGGGACGCGAAGTCGCGTTTGCTTGCCGACGATGTTGTGGCTCTGATGAACGAGGCCGAGTCGGCGGCGGCTCGCAAGGCTGATCTTGATGAGGCGCAGAAGCAGGCGCGTGAGTCTGTGGATGCTGCTGGCCGGTTGGTTTCTGAGGCTGAGGTTGGTGCGTCGAAGGCGGTGCCAGCGGCGGCTTCGGCACGTGAGACGTGGTATGAGCTTTCCCAGCTGAGTGAGCGTTATGCGGGTCTTCTGCGTGTTGCTGAGGAACGGCAGCGGCTTTTAGGGCAACCGCTGGAGCGCTCGAATGTGGGCGAAGACCCGGATGTTTTGGAGCAGCGGGCGCAAGCGACTGATGCAGAGGCCGATGAGGCTGATGCGGCGGTGGTTTCCGCGCGGGAGGCGCTTGATGCTACCGGTGAGGAACGGGCTGAAGCTGAGGCGAAGCAGCGGGCCGAGAATGATCGTTTGACCGCGTTGCTTCGAGCGGTTGCGGACCGTCGTGAGGGTTTGGCGCGGCTTGCTGGCCAGGTCGGTACGGCTCGTCAGCGGCTCGAGTCTGCGGCGGGTGAGCGTGAGCGCGCGGTTGAGGCGCGTGATGCGGCGCAGGCTCGTAGCGCCGAGGCCAAAGGCCACCTGGACGAGGCGCAGGCCGCAGCCGATGAAGCTCGCGAGGCCACGGTTGAGCCTTTGGCTCGTGTGCCTGAAGCGCAGAAGGCGCTGAGTGAGGCTAAGGCCGCGTTGCAGTCGGCTCGTAATGCGTTGAACACGGCGCGTCAACGCAGGGCTGGTCTTGAGGCGCGGGTTGCTGTTTTGGCTGAGACGACGCAGTCGCAGGCCGGTGCGGGAGCGTTGCTTGAAGGGCATGAGGACGCTCTGCTGGATGTTTTAAGCGACCGCTTGACGGTTGAGCCGGGCTTTGAGGCAGCCGTTAAGGCTGCGTTGCAGGGCGCTGATGAGGGCTTGGTTGCCGCGGCTGCTGTGACGCTCGAGCAGGTCGCGGATGCCGCCGCCGCCGGCACCGAGGGTTCGGTGACGTTGCTACATACCGTGGGGGAGCATCGTGCTGTGTCCCTGCCTTCGGGTGTTCGTAGCGTCGCCGACGTCGTGGGTGCCAAGCCGGGGGATGAGCGGCTTGTGCAGGCCCTGTTGGGTTCGGTTGCCCTGGTGGATACGGATGCTGAAGCTCGCTGCGTTGTGTCTGAGTGCGGTTGCATCGCGGTCACGGTTGCGGGGCATCGGTGGTCGCGTGCGGGTGTCGTAATTGGCGCTGGCGATGGTGCCGGTGCGTTGGCGCGGGTGCGTTCGTTGGAAACGGCGCGGGCTGAACTTGGCGAGGCTGAAGTGGTGTGTGAATCGGCTGAGGCTGAGGTCGAGAGGGCGCAGCCGGTGGTGCAGAAGGCGCAAACAGAGCTGTCAACGGCGCAGGAAGCGGCCCGCCAAGCGACTGATGCTTCGCGCACTGCGGCTTCGCGTGTTGAGCGCTTGACGTCGTTAGCGGCGCAGGCCGATGCGGATGTTGAGCGGCACGCGGACGCGTATGTCGCTGCTGATGCCGCGGTTGAGAAGGCTCGGGTTGCGCTTGCAGAGCTGAATGACCGTTTGACTGTTGCGCAGGATGTTCCAGAGGAAGCTGAGCCGTCCACGGCTGAGCGTGACCGACTAGCTGAGGCGGCGTCGCAGGCTCGTGAGGCTGAGACGCAGGCGCGCTTGGCGGTGCGCGAGGCCGAGGAGTTTGCGCGGAAGCTTCGGGACCGAGCTCATTCGCAGCGCCGTGCGGCGCGGGCTGAGCGGGCTGCACGCGAGGAAGCGCAACGCCGGGCGGCGCGGCGCGCGGCCCAAGCTAAGAAAGCTGAGACGGTGGCCCAGCGGGTGCGGACCGCGCAGGGGCTCTTGGCCCATTCAGTTGAGGCCGCGCGGTTGCGTGTCGAGGAAGCCGAGGAGGCCGTGCGCCGCTGTAACGCTCAGCTTGAGACAGCCCGCGGGTCTCTTGCGAAGGCGCAGGATCGGTTGTCCGAATTGCGGGATGAATCGCACAAGACCGAGATTGATCAAGCTGAACGTCAGGCGCGGTTTGAGGCGCTTGAAGAAAAGGCGTTGTCCGAGGTTTCGATGACCCCGGATCACCTCGTCGAGCACTTTGGCCCGCATCTTCCGGTGCCTTCGGACTTCTCCGACTCGTCAGACCCGTGGGCCGAGCTGCGGCAAGAGGTTGATGAGGACGGTAACCCGGTTGATGGTGAACCGTTTGACCGTGAGGTTCAGCTGAAGCGCTTGAAGCAGGCAGAACGGGACTTGCAGGCTCTGGGCAAGGTCAATCCGTTGGCTTTGGAAGAGTTCGCGGCGCTTGAAGAGCGGCATCAGTATTTGGTGGGGCAAGTCCAGGACTTGACGAACACCCGCGCCGAGCTGTTGAAGCTCATCGACGAGGTTGACCAGCACGTGCAGACGGTCTTCGCTGATGCGTTCGCTGATACCGCGAAAGAGTTCACCGCGATCTTCAGCCGTTTGTTCCCGGGTGGTGAGGGCAAACTGACGCTCACGGACCCTTCGGACATGCTGACGACGGGCATCGAGGTGGAAGCGCGGCCGGCAGGAAAGAAGGTTAAG
- the mutM gene encoding bifunctional DNA-formamidopyrimidine glycosylase/DNA-(apurinic or apyrimidinic site) lyase, with the protein MPELPEVEVVRRGLVDWVVGRRIEHVEVHDSRSVRRQVGGPEAFLAATSSMVITSAARRGKFLWLTLAPETASDAGNDSGAEPRFALMAHLGMSGQMLVEDAEQPWEKHLKVRFVLSERDGAPAELRFIDQRIFGGMWISELTPTPDHGPGGVGDQAHVIPEAASHIGRDVLDPMTNAKALRKQWRNKRTGIKNALMDQSVISGVGNIYADEALWRVRRHYDTPVSRLSLREIGELLEALRAVMNSALDAGGTSFDSLYVNVNGASGYFDRSLNAYGRAGEPCPRCEREGKPGLIVREPWGGRSSYRCSWCQRRPRGL; encoded by the coding sequence ATGCCTGAACTGCCCGAAGTTGAGGTTGTCCGCCGCGGCCTCGTTGACTGGGTTGTGGGGCGGCGGATCGAACACGTCGAGGTCCACGATTCGCGTTCGGTGCGCCGGCAGGTTGGCGGCCCCGAAGCTTTTCTAGCGGCAACCTCCTCGATGGTCATTACCTCCGCGGCGCGTCGCGGTAAGTTCTTGTGGCTCACGCTTGCGCCTGAAACAGCGTCTGATGCCGGAAACGACTCTGGCGCGGAGCCGCGCTTTGCGCTCATGGCTCATTTGGGCATGTCAGGGCAAATGCTCGTTGAAGACGCCGAACAGCCGTGGGAGAAGCATCTCAAAGTGCGTTTTGTTCTTTCGGAACGTGACGGCGCACCTGCGGAGCTGCGCTTCATCGACCAACGGATCTTCGGCGGGATGTGGATCTCGGAGCTCACCCCAACACCGGACCACGGGCCTGGCGGGGTAGGAGACCAAGCCCACGTGATTCCGGAAGCCGCCAGCCACATCGGGCGCGATGTCCTTGACCCCATGACCAACGCCAAAGCACTGCGGAAGCAGTGGCGCAACAAGCGCACCGGGATCAAGAACGCGCTCATGGATCAGAGCGTGATCTCCGGGGTCGGGAACATTTATGCCGACGAGGCGCTCTGGAGGGTGAGAAGGCACTATGACACGCCGGTCTCGCGGCTGTCCTTGCGCGAAATCGGGGAGCTACTTGAGGCGCTGCGAGCAGTCATGAACAGTGCGCTGGACGCCGGCGGCACGAGCTTTGACTCGCTCTACGTCAACGTCAACGGTGCCTCGGGTTATTTTGACCGCTCGCTTAATGCCTATGGCCGCGCCGGGGAGCCGTGCCCGCGGTGCGAACGCGAAGGCAAGCCAGGGCTCATCGTTCGAGAGCCGTGGGGCGGCCGCTCATCGTATCGGTGTAGTTGGTGTCAGCGCCGTCCACGCGGGCTTTAG